In the genome of Desulfallas thermosapovorans DSM 6562, the window CAAAAAAGTGTTATTCGTTGGCTGTGCCGGCTGCGTGACGGTTTGCCTGGCCGGTGGCGAGAAGGAAACCGAAGTGCTGGCCTCGGCCATGCGCATTAAACGCAACCTGGAGAACAACCCCCTGGAAGCTACCACTTTTACCTGCACCAGGCAGTGCGACCCCGAGTACATCGTACCCCTGGATAACCTGGTGAAGGATGTGGACGCCATTGTATCCCTGGCCTGCGGCGTGGGCGTACAGTACCTGGCCGAGCGGTTTAAGGATAAGTGGGTGGTGCCCGCCCTTGATACCAAGTTCATCGGCGGCTCAGTAACCCACGGCAACTGGGAGGAAAAGTGCGGATTGTGCGGTGACTGCATACTACACCGCACCGGCGGTATCTGCCCCATTATCCGCTGTTCCAAGAGCATTTTAAACGGGCCATGCGGTGGCTCACAATACGGCAAATGCGAAGTGAGCAAAGACGTGGACTGCGCCTGGCAGCTGATTTACGACCGCATGAAAGCGCTGGGCAAGCTTGACAAACTAATGGAATTCCAGCCGCCCAAAGACTGGTCCAAATCACGAGACGGCGGGCCGCGTAAGGCCATCAGGGAGGATGTGATGATCGATTGAAGAATCTAAGTAAACTTCAACAAATACTGGACAGCGGTCAATTTGCGGTAACCGCGGAAATAGGGCCGCCCAAGCATTCTTCCGCCGAAGGTATTCGCCATCACGCCGAAATGATGCGCGATTACGTGGACGCCACCAACATAACCGATAACCAGACAGCCATTGTGCGGTTATCCAGTATAGCGGCCGGTGTTCACGTGTTGAACTGTGGCATAGAGCCCATCGTGCAGATGACCTGCCGGGACCGTAACCGCATTGCCATGCAGTCCGATTTGATGGGCGCCTACAGCCTGGGTATGCGCAACGTACTCTGTCTTTCCGGCGACCACCAGAAATTCGGCAACCATCCCACGAGTAAAAACGTGTACGATATAGACTCCATGCAGCTCATTTATTACCTGCGCCGCATGCGGGACGAAAAACTGTTTTTCTCGGGCGAAGAGATTAAAGAGCACGAGCCCCGTTTCTTCATCGGGGCAGTGGCTAACCCCTTTGCCGACCCCTTTGAATTCCGGGTGGATCGCCTGGAGAAAAAGGTAGAGGCGGGCGCACAGTTCATCCAAACCCAGTGCATATTTGATATGGAACGTTTTGAACGGTTCATGGAAATGGTACGGGAACGTGGCATTGATGAGAGGGTACACATTCTGGCCGGTGTAACCCCCATGAAGAGCTGGCGGGCGGCCAAGTATATCCAAAATAACGTCAGCGGTATGATTGTACCGGACGAACTGGTGGAACGCCTGAAAAATGCCGAGGACCCCAAACGCGAAGGCGTGGACATTTGCATCGAGCAAATTAAATATATCAAAGAAAATGTTAGAGGCGTACACGGCGTGCACGTAATGGCCATTGCCTGGGAAGAGGTTGTACCCGAAATTGTAGAAAGATCCGGGCTGTACCCCAGGCCTAAGGTCGGTTAAGCTACCAGGTTAATATTGTTTCCTGAAAAAGACCCTCCCCGGAGGGTCTTTTTTAACGTGTATAATTTGGTTTCACTTTCCAAGCTTATTGTCACTTTAAAAACTTAAATGTAAACTATTATTATGCCTGGGGCAGGGTTGTTTTTTTTTGTCAATTTTAAAATAAAGGAATGCTGCTATTTTTGCCGTAAAATACTAAGAAGAACTTTATCAGGGGAGGAAATATTTGTGTAAGTAATTTAACGGCTATCACCGGTAACGTCAGCTGCAATGCGATATGCCTATTATATTATAAGTCTCAACTATTCATACCATGCTTTTGAAGCCGGTATAACTAAAATGGTGGACAAACCCATCACTTCGCCATACAATATTTAAAGGTCTAAGGATAAGGAGAGATTACCCTATGGTCCCAACAAGCACAGGCAGCACTGTTAAAGAATACAAAAAAGGTAACATCACCGCCGCCTTCGGCGTAGACCTTTTTATTCATGGCTCAACAGCCATCCCCAATTTACTTTTAAGACTGTATAAACACATGGGCATTACGGATACTGAAATGATGTTACTTATTCAGCTGTTCAGGTTATTTAACGAAGAAAATAACTACTTGCCCAGTACGGATGTACTTATTGATCAACTATCAGGGGATGAAGAACAAGTAAACCGGGACCTGGAAAATTTAATCAATAACGGCATGCTTAAAATAACCGAGTTCTACGACTCCCAAAGGGAAATTTTTATTAAGGGCTATGATTTTGAGCCTTTGTTTGAAAAACTTTCGGAAATATGGGCCTGCGCCAGAGTTAAGCAGAATGAGGCTATTAAGAAAATATCTGATAATAAATCAAGAAAGACCGTTAACTTATATAAAAGTTTTGAAAATGAATTTGGCCGGTTCCTATCACCTATGGAAATAGAACAAATAGATACCTGGACGCAAAAGATGCCCCCTCAAATGGTACTGGAGGCACTGCGCCGGGCTGTACTGTTGGGCAAGCATAATTTTAAGTATATAGACAGTATTTTGTTGGAATGGGAAAAAAACAATTTAAACAGCCTGGAAAAACTGGAAGACTATGACCGGCTGTTTAAGATGAAACACGTGGAAAACAAAAGAAAAACAGGCTTTAACAAGGCTAATAACAACCAAAAAAATGAAGATGAAAAAAAGAACATAATTCAGTCACTTTATATGAGTTAAAGGGGTTTTTGGCATTTGGTTTACTTATGTAGTAAATGTGCGGACCGGGGGCTTGTGATTCGTGATGGCGTTGCCGAACCCTGTAGCTGTGTGAAACAACGAATCATTAATAATAAAATAAGGGTAGCACGAATACCGCCCGGGCTAAGTGGTTTTACATTTAACCATTTTAAATTGGACTTTTACTCCGGTACTCACATTGATCCGGTAAAGAATATTTCCTATCGCGATTCAGCTTCGGTCACCCTAAAGGCAGCTAGGGATTTTACCCGCAGTTACATGAATAATCCTCATACCCGTGGTTTACTGCTAACCGGCCCGGTGGGCAGCGGCAAAACTTTTCTAGCTTGCTGCATTGCCAATACGCTTTTGGCCCACGGCAAAACCTTACTTTTTATTGTAGTACCGGATTTACTTGATCAAATCAGGGCCACCTATGATGCTAAAAATCACACCAATGTTACTGAATTGGAACTGCTGGATACCGCCCGGGAAGTGCCTCTCCTAATACTGGATGACCTGGGTGCCCATACCTATACCGACTGGACGCGTAATAAAATTTACAACATTATTAACCACCGGCTTAATTATCTGCTGCCCACGGTTATCACGACCAATATTAATCTGGAAGATTTGGAACAATTCTTGGGCGAAAGGACAACCTCACGTATCTTCCAAATGTGCCGTCCCTATCGCCTGCTGGTAGATGTGGACATACGGGTGCAAATGGTTAAAAAGGGTAGGTAGTTCATTAAGGAGAATCAACATGACAGGTAATCATGAGCTCAAAACAGGTATTAGCACCGGAACCTGTGCCGCCGCAGCGGCTAAAGCCGCGGCAACAGCCCTTTTTCAAAATCAATTTCCTGCACAATTAACAGTAACCAACCCGGAAGGGAAAAAAATTCCGGTTAGCATAAACCGGTACATAAGTATACCGGACGGACAGGGTGCCGTGGTCATTAAAGATGGAGGAGACGACCCCGATGTCACCCACGGCATGGAAATTATCGTTACCATTAAGCGGGCAAAGGACGGTATTATCAAAATACTGGGCGGGGAAGGAGTTGGCACTGTAACCAAGCCAGGCCTGCAGGTCACCGTGGGCCAAAGTGCCATCAATCCCGTACCCCGGTGGATGATCAAAACAGCCCTGGCCGAAGTGCTTCCTCCCCACGCAGGGTGCATAGTCACAATAAGCGTACCGGGCGGTGAGAAAGTTGCCCGGCGCACCCTCAACCCAAGGTTGGGCATTGTGGGCGGCATTTCTATTTTAGGTACCACCGGCATCGTACGCCCCATGTCCGAAGAAGCCTTTAAGAATTCCCTGTTGCCTCTGATCGATATGGCTGTTGCTCACGGTTATACCCAGGTGGTCCTCACTCCGGGGCGTATGGGAGCCAGATGGGCCACAAACCGGGGATTTCCGGAGAAGGCAGTGGTTGAAATGAGCAACTTTGTAGGTTTTATGCTGGGGGCCTGCGTAGCCAGGGGAATAAAAAAAGTGCTGCTGTGGGGCCACCACGGCAAACTGGTAAAGGTGGCCGCAGGCATTTTTCACACCCATAGCAAAGTGGCGGATGCCCGGCAGGAAACCCTGGCCGCTTTAGCCGCCTTACTGGGTGCAGGGTCCGATATTACTGCTCAAATACTGGACTGCACCACCACCGAAGCAATTGTGGATATTCTAAACCGAGAAAATCTGACTCGCGTGCTTGACCTGGTGGCCCAGCGGGCCAGCGCCAGAGCCACGGCCCATAGCAAAGGGAAACTTGTCGTGGGCACGGCGCTGCTGAATATGCGGGGCGAAGTGCTTGCTTACGACCGGCCTGCATTGGACATCGGGAGGGAACTGGGATGGCAGGTATAACTGTGGCCGGGGTGGGACCGGGTGGTAAAGAATATTTAACCCAAGCCTGCATAGAGGCAGCCGAGCATGCTGATATACTGGTGGGCGGCAGGCGACAACTGGAACTGTTCAATCACCTAACCGCGGAAAAATACGTTATTACGGCCGATATGGACGAACTGGTTAAGTACTTGGCCGGTAATGTTCGGGCAGGTAAAAAAATTGTCGTGCTGGCCTCGGGAGACCCGGGTTTTTACGGGATATTATCCACATTAAACGAACACCTGCCCGGCTTTAATATTAATGTACTACCGGGGGTTTCTTCAATACAGCTGGCCTGTGCCAAACTTGGACTGGCCTGGCACGATGCCTTTTTGACCAGCTGCCATGGTCGTGACTATGCACATCTGGCCGGGGCGGTCAAAAAACACCGCAAAGTGATCACCCTTACCGACCCGCGTCACAATCCCGCCGAACTGGCCAGGGCCTTGGTAAAGGAAGGGGTTACCGCCAAGAAAGTGTTCGTAGCTTGTAATTTATCGTATCCCGACGAACAGATCACCGCCACCACCCTGGAACAGCTGGCTGCCGTTCCCCAATGGCGGTTAAATAATTGTGTGATGGTGATTGTCGATGAATAAGTACTGGCCCTATACCACCCTGGGCATTCCGGATGAAATGTTTAACCGCAACGAAGTGCCCATGACCAAAGAGGAAATCAGGGTGCTGACCCTGGCCAAAGCCCGGCTGGCTCCAAAGCAAATTGTCTGGGACATCGGCTCCGGTACTGGTTCGCTATCGGTGGAAGCAGCCTTGGCGGTGCCCGGCGGGACAGTATATGCGGTGGAAAAAAACCCCCGGGGGTTGGAAATGACAGCGGCCAACTCCGAACGATTTGGGGTAAAAAACGTAGTACTGGTGCCGGGAGAAGCACCAACCGCGCTGCAAGGTTTACCAGCACCGCACCGTGTACTGGTTGGAGGCAGCGGCGGGCAATTACCCCAAATACTGGCGCTGGTTAAGGAAAGGCTGCTCCCCGGAGGCCGGCTGGTAATCAACGCCGTCACCGTGGAAACATTTAGCATGTGCACCAAATTGCTTGAAGGTTGGTGTACAGGCATTACCCAAATAAACATATCCCGGTCGGTGCCCACGGGCAGAGTACACCTGTGGCGCGCTTTGAACCCGGTTTATATTTTTACTGCGGAAAAAGACAGGGAGGAAGTGTAAATAACTTTGACTGGCACATTTTATGGCATTGGCGTGGGACCCGGCGATCCGGAACTACTCACCTTGAAAGCGCAACGGATTTTATCGGCTGTGGACGTACTGTGCGTGCCCAAATCAAAAATGGAGAAGGACAGCTTGGCCCTCTCCGTTGTCCGGAAGGCCGTGCCAAAAGAACACACTTTATTGGAACTGCAGTTTCCCATGTCCAGAGATCAAGCAATCTTGGAACAGAGCTGGCAACAGGCCGGCGCCCGGGTGGCCGGAGAATTGCTCGCCGGCCGGGATGTTGCTTTCATTACCATAGGCGACCCCACCCTGTACAGCACTTACGGTTACCTGCTACGTTATTTGCGTAACCTGTACCCGGATGTGCCCACAGAAACCGTGCCCGGGGTTTCCTCAATTACCGCTTGCCCGGCCTATATCCAGGAACCGCTGGTGGAGGGTGATGAAAAGCTGGCGATAATCCCGGCCGCTTATGATTTGCAGGATTTACACCAAATATTAGATATTTTTGATACCGTGGTATTAATGAAGGTAAACCGGCAATTGCCCAAGCTTTTGCAATTTTTAAAGAACTGCGGCAATTTTACAACGCATTTTGTGCATCGCTGCGGGTACCCGGACCAATTCGCCACCCGAGAACCAGAAACCATACTAGACCAAAAACTACATTATATGTCACTGATGATTGTGAAAAAGCGGAGGGATAGCCAATGATTTATTTCGTCGGCGCAGGTCCGGGAGACCCGGATTTAATTACAGTCAAAGGGGCGGAGTTGCTGGCCCGGTCCCAGGTGGTTATTTACGCGGGTTCGCTGGTAAATAAAGAATTACTGAGCAGGTGCGCACCGGGGACCGAAATATACAACAGCGCCAATATGACCCTGCAGCAAATCACCGGTATCATGATCGAAGCTCACCGTGCCGGGAGAGATGTGGTGCGGCTGCATACCGGTGACCCGTCCCTTTATGGTGCCATTCAAGAACAAATGGATATTCTGCGGGAGGCAGAGGTGCCCTTTGCCGTGGTGCCCGGCGTAAGCTCCTTTGTGGCGGCTGCGGCGGCAATTCCCCACGAGCTTACCCTGCCCGGTGTAACCCAAACTGTGATATTAACCAGGTTCAAGGGTCGCACTGAAGTGCCTGCTACGGAGTCCATGGCGAGCCTGGCCGCCCATCAGGCCACCATGTGTATCTTTTTAAGCGTACATTTAATCGATCAATTGACCAGTGAGCTGCTGGCCGGCGGTTATCCCGAGGATACCCCGGTGGTGGTGGTTGAGAAAGCTTCCTGGCCCGATGAACGTATTATACACGGGACCATATCCGATATCAGTGCCCGGGTACAGCAGGCCGATATTACCCGTACGGCCATGATTCTGGTGGGAGCATCTTTTAAAGCCGATTACACACCCTCAAAACTCTACGACCGGAATTTCAGTCACGGTTTTCGCAGGGGCAACCAGTGAACACCGCTATTATCTGTATCACTGCCCGGGGATACCAACTGGGCCAAAAAATAAAAAACACATTGACCACCACTGTTGACCCTGGCAACGTTGTATTATACGCTCCAAACCGGTCGTTTGCCGACCCGGCTAAGGCCATTATTTACAGAGAGCTGGCTCCGCTGGTGCAAATTGTTTTCAGCAGCTACCACCAAATTATATTTATTATGGCCCTTGGTATCGTTGTGCGCATGCTGGCCCCGCATATCCGCAGTAAAACAACGGATCCCGCGGTGGTGGTGCTGGATGAGGCAGGCCAGCACGCCATCAGTGTTCTCTCGGGACATTTGGGTGGTGCCAACCAACTGGCACGCCAGATAGCCAGGGACACCGGTGCCCGGCCTGTAATCACTACAGCCACCGATGTACACGGTTTGCCCGCTCTGGATGATTTGGCACGGGAATACAACATGGCTATTGATCCCCTGGCGGCGGTACGCCGGGTTAACAGCGCCATCGTAAACGGGGAAAGGGTGTATATTTATACCGATATCAATATACCCATTGAGCCTACTGATCAAATTAAAATATATTCCGTCGGTGACTACCCGGTTCCAGGCAATCAAACGGCTTATCATGTAGTTATCACAAACGGGCGCCCCGCCCAGCCTTTGGCCAACACCATGTTTTTACGGCCCCGCAATCTGGTGGCTGGTGTGGGCTGCCGGTCCGGAACAACGGGGGAAAAAATACTGGCCGCTCTTCAACAAGCTTTGGATATTTGCCGGCTATCTCTATTAAGCCTGCGGGCCATTGCCACCATAGACCAAAAGGCAGGTGAAAAGGGACTGCAACAGGCGGCTGCCACGCTAAAACTCCCGCTGGTCAGCTTTTCCCGGGAGCAAATTAACTCATTTATATCAAATGCAAACCCAACGCTTAAGCGTTCTGAATTTGTTCTAAAGAATATGGGAGTGCCGGGAGTATGTGAACCGGCGGCACTCCTTGCAACAAGAAAGGGTGAATTAATATTAGCCAAGCAGAAATTTCAGGGCATAACGGTGGCACTGGCGGAGGATCGATACTGGTAATCGGTACCGGACCAGGAGCAACGGCCGACTTGAGCGCCCGGGCACTGGAGGCCCTGCAATCCGCCGATGTTATAGTTGGTTATAAAACGTATATAGATTTAATAAAAGATTTAATTCAGGACAGAAAAGTGATCAGCACCGGTATGACCAGGGAAAAAGAGCGCTGTGCAGCGGCTATAGAACAAGCCGCAGCCGGGCACCGGGTAGCAGTGGTCAGCAGCGGCGACCCGGGTGTGTATGGCATGGCAGGGTTAATACTGGAGATGCTGGAGGCAAGAGACCAATTAAAAACCACACCGGTAAAAATTATTCCCGGTATTACCTCGGCCACCGCATCTGCGGCCCGGTTGGGCGCACCGCTGATGCATGATTTCGCAGTGATCAGCCTCAGCGATTTGTTAACACCCTGGGAAACCATTGAAAAAAGACTGGTGGCAGCAGCCAGAGCCGACTTTGTTATTGTATTGTACAACCCGGCCAGTAAAAAAAGAGACTGGCAAATTAAAAAAGCCAGGGAAATATGTCTTTATTATAAAGCCCCAACCACCCCGGTGGGTATAGTTAAAAACGCCGCCAGGGAAGACGAAGAAATATATATCACCGATTTGTCGGGTATGCTGGATTACCCCATAGACATGCTCACCACCGTTATTGTGGGTAACCGGTCCACCAGGCGGGTGGAAGGATTCATCATTACCCCCCGGGGATATGTCCTATGATTTTGGTGCTGGGGGGTACTTCGGAAAGCCGGGAACTGGTCACTATACTGGCTGAACTTGGCAAGCCAATGATTGTCTGTACTGCCACCGCCTATGGTGGACAACTGCTCGAAACCTCCGGCGGTACAGCAAAAATAGTTACGGGCCGTTTAAATGAAGATGACCTGGCCGGTTTAATAACCACCCATAAAGTGTCGGTTCTGGTTGACGCAACGCACCCCTTTGCAGAACTGGCCACGGATACAGCCCAAAAAGCCTGTAACCGTACAGGAATCTTATACCTGCGTTTTGAGAGAGCATCATTACCACTACCCCGTCACCCGCTGGTGATACCGGTGGAAAGTTACCGGGAAGCGGCCGGCCGGGCGGTGGCGCTGGCAAAGAAAACTATTTTCATCACCACGGGTACCAAAACGCTGTCTTTGTTTACCGGCGCCGCCAGGGCTGCCGGGCTGAGGGTAGTAGCCCGCATTCTACCCGACCCATCCGGGCTAAGCCATTGCCTGAACCTGGGGATTACACCGGGTGACATCATAGCTATGCAGGGTCCCTTTTCAGTGGATATGAACAAAGCACTACTGAATCATTATAACGCCGATGTTCTGGTTACCAAGGAAAGCGGTACAACCGGCGGCTCCGATACCAAAATAAATGCCGCCCTGGAGCTTTCCATACCGGCGATAGTAATAAAAAGACCCCCTCCTCCGGCCGGGGCTACGTCAAATCCAGATGAACTGATTGATATGATTATCAAGCACACGGGGTAGAAAAAAATATTTTTAAAAATTGATAATTATGAAAGGACGGAAGCCAATTGAAAACTGGGGTTATCATACTAAGTCACGGCAGCCGGTTGCCTGAAGCCCAGGCTACTTTGCAGAAAATCACTGCCATGGTTGAATCATCAGCAAACGAAGATTTTTTAATCGAAGGCGCAGCCCTGCAGTTTAATCAGCCCGATTTACCCACAGCCATTGCCCGCATTATAGACCGGGGTGCAGAGCGAGTGGTTGTGGTACCTCTCTTTCTTTACCTGGGCCTGCACATGCAGCGGGATATCCCGGAAATTCTGGCAGCCCAAAGAAATCTTTACCCAAACATTAGTATATCCATGTCCGAACATATTGGCGCGGATCCCCGCTTGCAGGAAATTATTATGGACCGGGTCAGGGGGGCAGTGATTTGAATTTCATTATTGATCCAGGGGCCATTGAGCAGGAGAGCATGGCCATTATTGAAAAAAACGTTCCTTTATTAGCCTCACTGCCCAAGAAAGAACAATCCATCGTTAAAAGAATTATCCATACCACCGGTGATTTTAACATAGCCCCCCTGGTAAAAATACACCCCCAGGCTATAGACCGCGGCTTAGACGCCATCCGCCGCGGTTGCAACATATACACCGATGTGAATATGGTACTGGCCGGTCTGAATAGTAAAAGGCTTGCGGCATACGGTATCCAAGCTTTGTGCCACATCGCCGATCCGGCCGTGGCCGAGCAGGCCCGGCGTACAGGTCAAACCCGGGCCATGGTGGCCATGCGCCGGGCCGGTTCACTTCAGGGTGATATAGTGGTAATCGGCAACGCACCCACCGCCCTGTTCACTCTCTGCGATATGATTAAACAGGGAGAGGCCGACCCGGCCCTGGTTATCGGCACCCCGGTGGGATTTGTAGGTGCCAGTGAGTCCAAGGAAATGCTGGTAAATCTGGGTAAAGTGCCATATATAACATTGCAAGGTACCAGGGGAGGCAGTACCATCGCC includes:
- the cbiE gene encoding precorrin-6y C5,15-methyltransferase (decarboxylating) subunit CbiE, whose protein sequence is MAGITVAGVGPGGKEYLTQACIEAAEHADILVGGRRQLELFNHLTAEKYVITADMDELVKYLAGNVRAGKKIVVLASGDPGFYGILSTLNEHLPGFNINVLPGVSSIQLACAKLGLAWHDAFLTSCHGRDYAHLAGAVKKHRKVITLTDPRHNPAELARALVKEGVTAKKVFVACNLSYPDEQITATTLEQLAAVPQWRLNNCVMVIVDE
- a CDS encoding ATP-binding protein — its product is MVYLCSKCADRGLVIRDGVAEPCSCVKQRIINNKIRVARIPPGLSGFTFNHFKLDFYSGTHIDPVKNISYRDSASVTLKAARDFTRSYMNNPHTRGLLLTGPVGSGKTFLACCIANTLLAHGKTLLFIVVPDLLDQIRATYDAKNHTNVTELELLDTAREVPLLILDDLGAHTYTDWTRNKIYNIINHRLNYLLPTVITTNINLEDLEQFLGERTTSRIFQMCRPYRLLVDVDIRVQMVKKGR
- a CDS encoding cobalt-precorrin 5A hydrolase produces the protein MNTAIICITARGYQLGQKIKNTLTTTVDPGNVVLYAPNRSFADPAKAIIYRELAPLVQIVFSSYHQIIFIMALGIVVRMLAPHIRSKTTDPAVVVLDEAGQHAISVLSGHLGGANQLARQIARDTGARPVITTATDVHGLPALDDLAREYNMAIDPLAAVRRVNSAIVNGERVYIYTDINIPIEPTDQIKIYSVGDYPVPGNQTAYHVVITNGRPAQPLANTMFLRPRNLVAGVGCRSGTTGEKILAALQQALDICRLSLLSLRAIATIDQKAGEKGLQQAAATLKLPLVSFSREQINSFISNANPTLKRSEFVLKNMGVPGVCEPAALLATRKGELILAKQKFQGITVALAEDRYW
- a CDS encoding methylenetetrahydrofolate reductase C-terminal domain-containing protein, which translates into the protein MIVAQQKPVEDIAQMIADCKKVLFVGCAGCVTVCLAGGEKETEVLASAMRIKRNLENNPLEATTFTCTRQCDPEYIVPLDNLVKDVDAIVSLACGVGVQYLAERFKDKWVVPALDTKFIGGSVTHGNWEEKCGLCGDCILHRTGGICPIIRCSKSILNGPCGGSQYGKCEVSKDVDCAWQLIYDRMKALGKLDKLMEFQPPKDWSKSRDGGPRKAIREDVMID
- the cbiT gene encoding precorrin-6Y C5,15-methyltransferase (decarboxylating) subunit CbiT, whose amino-acid sequence is MNKYWPYTTLGIPDEMFNRNEVPMTKEEIRVLTLAKARLAPKQIVWDIGSGTGSLSVEAALAVPGGTVYAVEKNPRGLEMTAANSERFGVKNVVLVPGEAPTALQGLPAPHRVLVGGSGGQLPQILALVKERLLPGGRLVINAVTVETFSMCTKLLEGWCTGITQINISRSVPTGRVHLWRALNPVYIFTAEKDREEV
- a CDS encoding sirohydrochlorin chelatase, with protein sequence MKTGVIILSHGSRLPEAQATLQKITAMVESSANEDFLIEGAALQFNQPDLPTAIARIIDRGAERVVVVPLFLYLGLHMQRDIPEILAAQRNLYPNISISMSEHIGADPRLQEIIMDRVRGAVI
- a CDS encoding DnaD domain-containing protein; amino-acid sequence: MVPTSTGSTVKEYKKGNITAAFGVDLFIHGSTAIPNLLLRLYKHMGITDTEMMLLIQLFRLFNEENNYLPSTDVLIDQLSGDEEQVNRDLENLINNGMLKITEFYDSQREIFIKGYDFEPLFEKLSEIWACARVKQNEAIKKISDNKSRKTVNLYKSFENEFGRFLSPMEIEQIDTWTQKMPPQMVLEALRRAVLLGKHNFKYIDSILLEWEKNNLNSLEKLEDYDRLFKMKHVENKRKTGFNKANNNQKNEDEKKNIIQSLYMS
- the cobI gene encoding precorrin-2 C(20)-methyltransferase, producing the protein MTGTFYGIGVGPGDPELLTLKAQRILSAVDVLCVPKSKMEKDSLALSVVRKAVPKEHTLLELQFPMSRDQAILEQSWQQAGARVAGELLAGRDVAFITIGDPTLYSTYGYLLRYLRNLYPDVPTETVPGVSSITACPAYIQEPLVEGDEKLAIIPAAYDLQDLHQILDIFDTVVLMKVNRQLPKLLQFLKNCGNFTTHFVHRCGYPDQFATREPETILDQKLHYMSLMIVKKRRDSQ
- the cobM gene encoding precorrin-4 C(11)-methyltransferase yields the protein MIYFVGAGPGDPDLITVKGAELLARSQVVIYAGSLVNKELLSRCAPGTEIYNSANMTLQQITGIMIEAHRAGRDVVRLHTGDPSLYGAIQEQMDILREAEVPFAVVPGVSSFVAAAAAIPHELTLPGVTQTVILTRFKGRTEVPATESMASLAAHQATMCIFLSVHLIDQLTSELLAGGYPEDTPVVVVEKASWPDERIIHGTISDISARVQQADITRTAMILVGASFKADYTPSKLYDRNFSHGFRRGNQ
- the cobJ gene encoding precorrin-3B C(17)-methyltransferase, yielding MVIGTGPGATADLSARALEALQSADVIVGYKTYIDLIKDLIQDRKVISTGMTREKERCAAAIEQAAAGHRVAVVSSGDPGVYGMAGLILEMLEARDQLKTTPVKIIPGITSATASAARLGAPLMHDFAVISLSDLLTPWETIEKRLVAAARADFVIVLYNPASKKRDWQIKKAREICLYYKAPTTPVGIVKNAAREDEEIYITDLSGMLDYPIDMLTTVIVGNRSTRRVEGFIITPRGYVL
- a CDS encoding methylenetetrahydrofolate reductase, with translation MKNLSKLQQILDSGQFAVTAEIGPPKHSSAEGIRHHAEMMRDYVDATNITDNQTAIVRLSSIAAGVHVLNCGIEPIVQMTCRDRNRIAMQSDLMGAYSLGMRNVLCLSGDHQKFGNHPTSKNVYDIDSMQLIYYLRRMRDEKLFFSGEEIKEHEPRFFIGAVANPFADPFEFRVDRLEKKVEAGAQFIQTQCIFDMERFERFMEMVRERGIDERVHILAGVTPMKSWRAAKYIQNNVSGMIVPDELVERLKNAEDPKREGVDICIEQIKYIKENVRGVHGVHVMAIAWEEVVPEIVERSGLYPRPKVG
- the cbiD gene encoding cobalt-precorrin-5B (C(1))-methyltransferase CbiD; this translates as MTGNHELKTGISTGTCAAAAAKAAATALFQNQFPAQLTVTNPEGKKIPVSINRYISIPDGQGAVVIKDGGDDPDVTHGMEIIVTIKRAKDGIIKILGGEGVGTVTKPGLQVTVGQSAINPVPRWMIKTALAEVLPPHAGCIVTISVPGGEKVARRTLNPRLGIVGGISILGTTGIVRPMSEEAFKNSLLPLIDMAVAHGYTQVVLTPGRMGARWATNRGFPEKAVVEMSNFVGFMLGACVARGIKKVLLWGHHGKLVKVAAGIFHTHSKVADARQETLAALAALLGAGSDITAQILDCTTTEAIVDILNRENLTRVLDLVAQRASARATAHSKGKLVVGTALLNMRGEVLAYDRPALDIGRELGWQV
- the cobK gene encoding precorrin-6A reductase encodes the protein MILVLGGTSESRELVTILAELGKPMIVCTATAYGGQLLETSGGTAKIVTGRLNEDDLAGLITTHKVSVLVDATHPFAELATDTAQKACNRTGILYLRFERASLPLPRHPLVIPVESYREAAGRAVALAKKTIFITTGTKTLSLFTGAARAAGLRVVARILPDPSGLSHCLNLGITPGDIIAMQGPFSVDMNKALLNHYNADVLVTKESGTTGGSDTKINAALELSIPAIVIKRPPPPAGATSNPDELIDMIIKHTG
- a CDS encoding precorrin-8X methylmutase gives rise to the protein MNFIIDPGAIEQESMAIIEKNVPLLASLPKKEQSIVKRIIHTTGDFNIAPLVKIHPQAIDRGLDAIRRGCNIYTDVNMVLAGLNSKRLAAYGIQALCHIADPAVAEQARRTGQTRAMVAMRRAGSLQGDIVVIGNAPTALFTLCDMIKQGEADPALVIGTPVGFVGASESKEMLVNLGKVPYITLQGTRGGSTIAASIVNALLYM